A single Acetivibrio cellulolyticus CD2 DNA region contains:
- a CDS encoding prolipoprotein diacylglyceryl transferase — translation MHPELFKCGPVNINSYGFMIAIGFLFAIVLATYRAKKLGLKEDIVFNLGLFCIIGGFAGAKILFIIIEIQNIFENPAILMNISSGFVVFGGIIGGVLTGYIYSKIKKVDFMGYFDLTAPSIALAQGFGRLGCFFAGCCYGRETNWFLGIIFKDSLYAPNGVKVIPTQLISSVGDFLIAIILLVYAKRKKDKGKIAGLYLILYSVGRFFIEILRNDPRGFIGILTTSQLISIFTLTIGLCFYNLSKILRYRCIYE, via the coding sequence TTGCATCCGGAATTATTTAAATGTGGTCCAGTTAATATTAATAGTTATGGATTTATGATAGCAATAGGTTTTTTGTTTGCTATAGTGCTCGCAACATACAGAGCGAAGAAATTAGGTTTAAAGGAAGACATAGTTTTTAATCTTGGGTTATTCTGTATAATCGGTGGTTTTGCAGGTGCGAAAATATTATTTATTATTATAGAAATTCAAAATATTTTTGAGAACCCTGCCATATTAATGAATATATCAAGTGGCTTTGTAGTCTTTGGTGGCATTATCGGGGGAGTACTCACAGGTTACATATATAGTAAGATAAAAAAAGTTGATTTCATGGGATATTTTGATTTAACAGCGCCATCGATTGCACTAGCGCAAGGGTTTGGTAGGTTAGGATGTTTTTTCGCGGGTTGTTGTTATGGAAGAGAAACAAATTGGTTTTTGGGAATTATTTTTAAAGATTCTCTTTATGCGCCTAACGGGGTCAAAGTAATACCAACCCAGCTTATTTCAAGCGTAGGAGATTTTTTAATAGCAATTATACTCTTAGTATATGCAAAAAGGAAAAAAGATAAGGGCAAAATTGCTGGGCTATATTTAATATTATATAGTGTAGGAAGATTTTTTATTGAAATCTTAAGAAATGACCCAAGAGGTTTTATAGGAATTTTAACTACATCACAGCTTATTTCTATATTTACACTCACTATAGGATTGTGCTTTTATAACTTAAGTAAAATATTAAGGTATAGGTGTATTTATGAATGA
- a CDS encoding IS110 family RNA-guided transposase, with protein sequence MSNSLLVGIDVSLKDNKVRILHPDGTSLAKFVVLNSVPGANTLSKKVTQLAEKNNFDSITIGLESTSVYGDPLVYFLKQDTSVNRFNTKIHVLNPTQVNKFKAMYPDLPKTDDIDAWIIAEHLRFGRINKEVYMDERYKALQKLTRARFHTVQNLSREKNWFLNNLFLKFSSLAQEKIFSDTFGATSSSIIEEFFSVDEISYMPIEELVDFISKKGKGRFDNPDEIAATLQKAARSSYRLPKTVTHSVNQVLAVSFSAIKAYKEQLKIFDKAIEEQIKLIPNPLTSIKGIGPVYSAGIIAEIGDIHRFKDHAALAKFAGISWTKHQSGNFTASNTKLIKFGNRYLRYYFMEATNKVRLHDHELKRFYELKYSQTPKTAHKRALALTARKFVRLVYALLHSNRLYIPPKGD encoded by the coding sequence TTGTCAAATTCATTGTTGGTGGGTATTGATGTTAGTCTCAAAGACAATAAAGTCCGTATCCTCCATCCTGATGGAACCAGTCTTGCTAAATTTGTTGTTTTAAACTCAGTTCCAGGTGCAAATACTCTCTCTAAAAAAGTTACACAACTCGCTGAAAAAAACAACTTTGACTCAATCACTATTGGTCTTGAATCTACTTCTGTCTATGGTGATCCTCTTGTTTATTTCTTAAAACAAGATACCTCTGTAAATAGATTTAATACTAAAATACATGTTCTTAATCCCACACAGGTTAACAAGTTTAAAGCAATGTATCCTGACCTTCCAAAAACCGATGATATAGATGCCTGGATTATAGCAGAACATCTGCGTTTTGGTCGTATAAACAAGGAGGTCTACATGGACGAAAGATATAAAGCATTGCAAAAGCTTACGCGAGCTAGATTTCATACTGTTCAAAACCTTTCAAGAGAGAAAAACTGGTTCCTTAATAATTTGTTTCTGAAATTTTCTTCTCTTGCCCAAGAAAAGATATTTTCAGATACATTTGGTGCTACATCCAGCAGCATTATTGAAGAATTCTTTTCTGTTGATGAAATTTCGTATATGCCAATTGAAGAACTGGTTGACTTTATCAGCAAAAAAGGTAAGGGCCGCTTTGATAATCCTGATGAAATTGCAGCCACTCTTCAGAAAGCTGCAAGAAGTTCATACCGTCTTCCCAAAACGGTTACTCATTCAGTAAATCAGGTACTTGCTGTGTCTTTTTCGGCTATAAAAGCTTATAAGGAACAGCTCAAAATCTTTGATAAGGCTATTGAGGAACAAATTAAACTTATTCCTAATCCTTTAACCTCTATCAAAGGAATCGGCCCTGTATACTCTGCCGGAATAATAGCAGAAATTGGTGATATTCATCGTTTCAAAGATCATGCTGCATTAGCTAAATTTGCGGGTATTTCCTGGACAAAACACCAATCAGGAAACTTTACGGCTTCAAATACTAAATTAATTAAGTTTGGTAACCGTTATTTGCGTTACTACTTCATGGAAGCAACTAACAAAGTGAGATTGCACGATCACGAGTTAAAACGCTTCTATGAATTAAAATATAGCCAAACCCCAAAAACAGCTCATAAAAGGGCACTTGCATTAACTGCCAGAAAATTCGTTCGACTTGTCTATGCACTGCTGCATAGCAATCGACTTTATATTCCACCAAAAGGAGATTAA
- a CDS encoding phytoene desaturase family protein yields MRKKILIIGGGITGLVTGCYGQINGFETEIYEMHDLPGGFCTGWKRNGYLFDGCIHWLMGTNPKYPLYKAWERVGAIEGKEFIQHDTVVQVELGNGKKFTFYSDINRLEEELLKISPEDEPVIRKFADEIRSRAEWEKLIQPDFNNKYILMTKKEFIEQFKNPFLREIFEAVISGNNIFFFLMKTAVYNNQDAGWPIGGSLEFSKGIAKRYAELGGKIHYRSKVKKILVQDDRTTGIMLDDESIIKGDYIISAADGYSTVFKLLDGKYMNDEIKNLYDEADIIPSRVQVSMGINCDLSAEPHYINLKLLQPIKIGNMENTNLSFKNYCFDPTVSEPGKSVVISLISSDFEYWEELRKDSALYRNEKQRIALEVIKVLEERFPEAKGKVETIDVATPYTFHRYTDSLKGGYMGWRNPKQPIPTSLPGLKGLFLAGQWTGRFSGLPTALFTGPESIKEICQEEGCEFVY; encoded by the coding sequence ATGAGAAAGAAAATTTTAATTATAGGCGGAGGTATAACAGGCTTAGTAACTGGCTGCTACGGCCAGATTAATGGCTTTGAAACCGAGATATATGAAATGCATGATCTCCCTGGAGGCTTTTGTACAGGCTGGAAAAGAAACGGGTATTTATTTGATGGATGTATTCATTGGTTGATGGGTACTAATCCTAAATATCCGCTTTATAAAGCATGGGAGCGTGTTGGGGCTATTGAAGGGAAAGAATTTATCCAGCACGATACCGTAGTTCAAGTTGAATTAGGTAATGGCAAAAAGTTCACTTTTTACAGTGATATAAATAGGTTGGAAGAGGAATTATTGAAAATATCTCCTGAGGATGAACCGGTAATCAGGAAGTTTGCCGATGAAATACGCAGCAGGGCAGAATGGGAAAAACTTATTCAGCCTGATTTCAACAATAAATATATTTTAATGACAAAGAAGGAATTTATCGAGCAATTTAAAAATCCATTTCTCCGTGAAATTTTTGAAGCTGTTATATCCGGAAATAATATATTCTTTTTCTTAATGAAAACTGCCGTGTATAATAATCAGGATGCTGGTTGGCCAATAGGCGGCTCCCTGGAATTTTCCAAAGGCATTGCGAAAAGGTATGCCGAACTTGGTGGTAAGATACATTATCGATCCAAAGTTAAGAAAATTTTAGTCCAGGATGATAGAACCACAGGAATTATGTTAGATGATGAAAGCATTATTAAAGGAGATTATATTATTTCAGCGGCAGATGGATATTCAACAGTTTTCAAATTACTTGACGGCAAATATATGAATGATGAGATTAAAAATTTATATGATGAGGCAGATATTATTCCTTCACGTGTTCAAGTGTCAATGGGGATAAATTGCGATTTGTCGGCTGAGCCACATTATATCAATTTAAAATTGCTTCAACCTATTAAAATCGGAAATATGGAAAATACTAATTTATCTTTCAAGAATTATTGCTTTGATCCGACAGTTAGCGAACCTGGCAAGTCAGTTGTGATATCATTGATCTCATCTGATTTTGAATACTGGGAAGAGTTGAGGAAGGATTCTGCGTTATATCGAAATGAAAAACAGCGTATAGCTTTGGAAGTCATTAAGGTTTTGGAAGAAAGATTTCCGGAAGCTAAAGGAAAGGTTGAAACTATTGATGTTGCGACGCCATATACTTTTCATCGGTATACCGATTCATTGAAGGGCGGATATATGGGATGGAGAAATCCAAAACAACCTATACCAACTAGTTTACCCGGATTAAAGGGCCTATTTTTAGCAGGGCAGTGGACCGGCAGATTTAGTGGACTTCCAACCGCTTTGTTTACCGGACCCGAAAGCATTAAAGAAATATGCCAAGAAGAAGGATGCGAGTTTGTCTATTAA
- a CDS encoding aminoglycoside phosphotransferase family protein: protein MNENEEILDGGNLNEVTRIKDTVRRPLKTWSPTIHKLLIHLENNNFDKAPKFYGIDENNREILSFIHGETAVEFPRVKPYMITDEVLVDIAIILRKFHDLSISFERGINDIWMISYPGDLPIEVICHNDCAPYNVVFSNGKINGIIDFDTACPGPRIWDIAYTLYTFVPLGRYVFEPVGDGLVNYNSIKHADIRMKRIALFFNAYGINKPIDIIKQIVLRLESLCKTMVTKANEGDEAFKKMINEGHLLHYQKEIEFIKSYGNEWV, encoded by the coding sequence ATGAATGAAAATGAGGAGATTTTGGACGGTGGAAATTTAAATGAAGTTACCCGGATCAAGGATACAGTGAGAAGACCATTAAAAACTTGGAGCCCAACTATACATAAGCTTTTGATACATCTGGAAAATAATAATTTTGATAAAGCTCCTAAATTTTATGGCATCGATGAAAATAATCGCGAAATATTATCATTTATTCATGGAGAAACAGCAGTAGAATTTCCACGTGTAAAACCGTATATGATAACTGATGAGGTTCTTGTAGATATTGCTATAATTTTAAGAAAGTTTCACGATTTATCAATTTCTTTTGAAAGAGGCATAAATGACATATGGATGATATCATATCCGGGGGATTTGCCGATAGAGGTTATTTGTCACAATGATTGTGCACCATACAATGTAGTATTCTCGAATGGGAAAATTAACGGAATAATTGACTTTGATACTGCTTGTCCAGGGCCACGCATATGGGATATTGCTTATACATTGTATACATTTGTACCACTGGGCAGATATGTTTTTGAACCAGTTGGTGACGGTTTAGTGAATTATAATTCAATCAAACATGCAGATATTCGAATGAAAAGAATAGCATTGTTTTTTAATGCTTATGGTATAAACAAACCAATAGATATTATAAAACAAATTGTACTTAGACTGGAGAGCTTATGTAAAACAATGGTTACTAAAGCAAACGAAGGTGATGAGGCATTTAAAAAAATGATAAATGAAGGACATCTTTTACACTATCAAAAAGAAATTGAATTTATAAAATCATATGGAAATGAATGGGTTTAA
- a CDS encoding GNAT family N-acetyltransferase, with the protein MTIIETDRLKIRRFSCEDWKDLYEYLSKEQVVRYEPYGIYTKEDCINEAAKRSLNEAFWAVCLKESNKLIGNIYFNQQDPKEFSNWEIGYVFNPQYYGNGYATESCKAVIDYGFKKLKARRIVAMCNPENASSWKLLERLKMRREGHLLKNIFFKQNEKGESIWIDTYEYAILEDEWRG; encoded by the coding sequence ATGACTATAATAGAAACCGACAGATTAAAAATAAGGAGATTTTCTTGCGAGGATTGGAAGGATTTATATGAATATCTTTCTAAAGAACAAGTAGTAAGATATGAGCCATATGGTATTTATACCAAAGAAGATTGTATAAATGAAGCCGCTAAACGTTCATTAAATGAAGCTTTTTGGGCTGTATGCTTAAAAGAAAGTAATAAATTGATAGGTAATATTTATTTTAATCAACAGGATCCAAAAGAATTTTCAAATTGGGAAATTGGATACGTTTTTAATCCTCAGTATTATGGTAATGGCTACGCTACAGAAAGTTGCAAAGCAGTTATCGATTATGGATTCAAAAAGTTGAAGGCGCGTAGAATAGTTGCTATGTGTAATCCGGAAAATGCATCATCATGGAAGTTATTAGAACGCTTAAAGATGAGGCGAGAGGGACATTTACTTAAAAATATATTTTTTAAACAGAATGAGAAAGGTGAATCCATTTGGATTGATACATATGAGTATGCAATCTTAGAAGATGAGTGGAGGGGTTGA
- a CDS encoding RDD family protein → MKDYYLDQNKKPNNTRYTEEVPQCRPWVRFFSRMIDIYLFGIILGLIQIIFFPSRNFIEDRGLGLAGLILWGIIEAQLLSSWGTTPGKWLFKTKIRDYKLNKLSFPSAIKRSVLLFVIGLGFGVFSSITMFIAFINIDSKGATSWDKHCNSVVIHEKIGVLQIIIISIIIIISVALLILK, encoded by the coding sequence ATGAAGGACTATTACCTTGACCAAAATAAGAAACCAAATAACACCAGATACACGGAAGAAGTACCACAGTGCAGGCCGTGGGTAAGATTTTTTTCCCGAATGATAGATATCTATCTATTCGGAATTATTTTGGGTTTAATTCAGATTATTTTTTTTCCCTCAAGAAACTTTATTGAAGATAGGGGTCTAGGTTTAGCGGGGCTAATTCTATGGGGTATTATTGAAGCTCAATTACTATCATCATGGGGGACTACACCTGGAAAGTGGTTATTTAAAACTAAAATAAGGGATTATAAATTAAATAAGTTGAGCTTTCCTTCAGCCATCAAAAGAAGTGTACTTCTGTTTGTTATTGGGCTGGGCTTTGGAGTATTTTCTTCAATTACGATGTTCATAGCATTTATTAATATAGATTCTAAAGGAGCTACTTCATGGGATAAACATTGCAATAGTGTAGTTATCCACGAAAAGATCGGTGTATTGCAAATAATCATTATATCAATAATAATTATTATTTCTGTTGCACTATTAATTTTGAAATAA
- a CDS encoding GNAT family N-acetyltransferase: MMNYEFEKVKEEYLPELLDIYTYYVLNTTATFHEKPLSISEMRELVIFKDSKYETYVIKDGTQLCGYVILTQHKKREAYDNTGEITIYLKSDYIGKGIGSRAITFIECIAKSKGFHVLIATICGENEKSIRLFERNGYVKCAHYKEVGRKFGNWLDLVAYQKLI, from the coding sequence ATGATGAACTATGAGTTTGAAAAGGTAAAAGAGGAGTACTTGCCTGAATTATTGGATATCTACACATATTATGTTTTAAATACTACTGCAACATTTCATGAAAAGCCGTTGTCTATAAGTGAAATGAGAGAGTTGGTAATCTTTAAGGATTCAAAATACGAGACCTATGTTATAAAAGATGGAACCCAATTATGTGGTTATGTAATTTTAACACAACATAAAAAGCGAGAAGCGTACGATAATACTGGAGAGATTACGATTTACCTGAAAAGTGATTATATAGGTAAGGGGATAGGAAGTCGTGCAATTACTTTTATTGAATGTATTGCAAAAAGCAAAGGTTTTCATGTTCTTATAGCGACTATTTGTGGGGAAAATGAAAAAAGTATAAGATTATTTGAGAGAAATGGATATGTAAAGTGTGCTCATTATAAGGAAGTAGGTAGGAAGTTTGGAAATTGGCTTGATTTAGTTGCATACCAAAAATTAATATAG
- a CDS encoding DUF3788 domain-containing protein, giving the protein MEPQRMLDKTRKPHYENILDYIGENAKVLWVRINEFIEENYDYIPELKFAGINYGWEYKYRRSNKSLCALYPERNAFTILIVLGKKEVEMFQDDISRFGAKTVEIFNETKQFHDGKWLWIRVGDENDVEDIIKLLKIKKKPMKK; this is encoded by the coding sequence ATGGAACCGCAAAGAATGTTAGATAAAACAAGAAAACCGCATTATGAAAATATATTAGATTATATTGGTGAAAATGCAAAAGTACTCTGGGTAAGGATTAATGAATTTATAGAAGAGAATTATGACTACATACCAGAATTGAAATTTGCTGGAATAAACTATGGCTGGGAATACAAATATCGGCGAAGTAACAAGAGCTTATGTGCGTTATACCCTGAAAGAAATGCATTTACAATTCTTATTGTATTGGGTAAGAAAGAAGTTGAAATGTTTCAAGATGATATTTCTCGATTTGGAGCCAAGACTGTCGAGATTTTTAATGAAACAAAACAATTTCACGACGGAAAGTGGTTATGGATAAGAGTTGGAGATGAAAATGATGTTGAAGACATAATAAAGCTTTTGAAAATTAAAAAGAAGCCAATGAAAAAGTAA
- a CDS encoding DivIVA domain-containing protein, whose protein sequence is MIFEDLKLLLQRFPKLMVTFTELMNEGYSVIDITMNANSKTLLNSQEVRLICEKSTGKRILLTSFIFSKENKETVFQYELPDKGKELCPGIYLNADVIKNKTFKKKFLGGYQEEEVDEFLDIVIADYNYIFEKIIKK, encoded by the coding sequence ATGATATTTGAAGATCTGAAATTGCTATTGCAAAGGTTTCCTAAGTTGATGGTTACTTTTACGGAACTAATGAATGAGGGATATAGTGTCATTGATATTACAATGAATGCGAACAGCAAGACTCTTTTAAATTCACAGGAAGTAAGACTTATTTGTGAAAAAAGCACAGGAAAGAGAATTTTACTTACAAGTTTTATATTTAGCAAAGAGAATAAGGAAACAGTTTTTCAATACGAGTTACCAGATAAAGGTAAGGAACTTTGCCCAGGTATTTATTTAAACGCGGATGTAATAAAAAATAAGACTTTTAAAAAGAAGTTTTTAGGTGGATATCAAGAAGAGGAAGTTGATGAATTTCTTGACATTGTTATTGCTGATTATAATTACATTTTTGAAAAAATAATTAAGAAATAG
- a CDS encoding alpha/beta fold hydrolase, translated as MQNQRVWNSFKENIYNAVINQNSDFINNVLDGAFSYDVDRLEKAFDKPSLIVVGRQDTEVGYKDQFRLLENYPRAPFVVLDKAGHNLQIEQEKMFIS; from the coding sequence GTGCAGAATCAGAGGGTTTGGAATAGCTTTAAAGAAAATATATACAATGCCGTAATAAATCAAAATAGCGATTTTATTAATAATGTACTTGATGGAGCGTTTTCATATGATGTTGATAGACTGGAAAAAGCATTTGATAAACCAAGTCTTATTGTTGTAGGGCGGCAAGATACAGAGGTTGGTTACAAAGACCAGTTTAGACTTCTAGAAAACTATCCAAGAGCACCATTTGTTGTATTAGATAAAGCAGGACATAATTTACAAATAGAGCAAGAGAAAATGTTTATTAGTTGA